The region GTCAgctttttaaacttgaaATCCTTCAAAACCCTTAAAAAGTCCAACACGTTCCCAAGTTCCCCAACGCTACCACTGGTCGGCTCTTTACACTTCATCAACGGTATCATGTGGTCATAGAAAATCAGGCACAGTAGGTTTAAAAGGTTTTCGTACCTCTCCTGGTGCTTCCCAAAGACCTCAAAGGTCGCAATGATTTGGAACGGCGTGAACCTGTGCACGTTCAAATACATATACGACTGGATCAGGTTCCTCATCTCGTGCGAAAGGCCATTAAGCCTATCGTACAGCAGCAGGATCTTAACACAGTGGTCCATACTCAGCTTCCTATGGTGCAGCAGCCTCTGGGCCtgtgttttaaaatcgTCCAAAAGACTACGCTTATCTGCTCCTAAACTGCCTATATACCTGCTGATATTCTGATTCCTCAGataattatacaaattcTCAAGGCTCATATCACTCTCAACTCCAAGAATATTGTAGCAAATTCCAGAAACTACGTCATCTCCATCCATGCTGTTTATGGCTACATTGACCTTTGACCTTGAATTCGTGACCTTGCAGGTCCTGTAGGTGGCCACTGACCTTTGTAGAGGTTTAATCCGGTCGTTTGTGTCCACATAGTCCTCGCTCGTGCTATCGTCTCTGTTggtccagctccttctctGGTCATTCTTCTCAAATGCTGACGACTCCGTCAGATCCCTCTTGTCAGATATATCATAGTAATTGACCTGATTTCCACTTAAAGTTGTGAAACATGATCTCAGATGGGTGGAAATACTGTTTTTATGCCATGCAATCTGAGTTAGCCTTCTCAGAATGTCAAAGTAACACACATTAAACTTCATATTTAAGCAGAATGCCATTAAATTTGCCAAAAAATCATAATTTACAGTAGTTTACACCTATACACAACTCaatgattaatttttattcacaaaaaattattatactaaaatttattgaacCAAATTAGCAAAATACAAACGAGggtgtaattttaaaaattcatataGAAATACACCAAATAGATCAATATAGGATTTAACATAACTTTACATCATAATGGATCCGTTGGATTTGAAATGTGGTCACGAACTGGACCCCTTTATGACAACAGCAACTCCCCATCTAGTTGTAGACAAAtcagtttaaatataataagtaTGTAGTATATATTGTTGTAACTTTCTTAAATTCAACTAGGAAATGGAAGAGGAGTTTACAGAGTGGGACCAATTTAGCTCTGATTCGTGCGAAACCCTGAAATGGATTCCTTGGTTTGCCTCTCTGGAAGGACACGAATTTTTGTTAGAAGTGAGTCGacgtatatataattaggTATTCCATATCAAATTCACAATATTAATctttaattgtaaattttcGAGCTAACCGGCATCCTCCAAAATATATAACCCATATTTTGCCTGTAAAGAGCTACTTTATTCAcaaaatatgattttttatgtgctgatttaaatttgtatgtAGATTGAGGAATCGTTTGTAAGAGATCAGTTCAATCTAAGTGGacttaaaaatattagaaaTTATAATGGAGCTATGAGCATGATCTTAGGCCCAGCTCCTACGGAAGAAGTTTTCATGGACGGGAAATTTCTTGAGCTTTATATGAATGCCACCGACTTATACGGAATGTTGCATTCGAGATATATAACGACGCCAATAGGTCTTCGGAGAATGGTAAGCTAAATAAATACTGGACCTACCACAAAAATTGTAACTAAATAACGATTAACTTATGTTCAGAGAGACAAGTATCAACAGGGAGTGTTTGGTCAGTGTCCTAGGGTGGAATGTCAGAGGCAGAACGTTCTCCCGGTCGGATTCAGCGACAACTTGCACAACCATAGAATAAAGACGTACTGTCCGCGATGCCAGGAAGCATACGTAATAAGATCTGGAGAAGTCCACGCAGATATAGACGGGGCGTTCTTTGGAAGGTCGTTCCCGCACCTGTTCCTGCTGACCTTTCCGAACCTAATACCAGATCAACCCCCGGTGCCATTTGTGCCAAAAATTTTCGGTTTCAAAGTTCACAACATAAACtcattgataaaaataaagctGGAAAATGTAAGTCGGTAGTAAAGCTTAGTTATtggaatgtgtaaatgacAACGATGTTGTCTGAAAAACGATAGTTTGAAGTAATTGAAACCAAGAAATTCTGTATTCGGCTTCATTCATATTCAGGGGGAATTTGGAGTCACGAACAAGGCGGAGTCCCCATCGCAGGATGAAATGAAAGTGGATGAGTAACACATACACCCCATCTGATCCCTTGagaatttgtaaatttctAATTTTGTGTTTGTAAAATGATACGTATTACCAGTATTATGCGCTCACAGAAGGTTTGTGATGCCTTAGTTATGTTCGGAACCCACGTAAACAGGACGCCGTTCGTATCGCATCCAGGTATTACTCGAATAAGCATATTCCACCAGTAAACATGAGATTAAGCCTAAAATAGCCCatgaagataaaataaatgaaagtATTAAATGAATAACATTTAGGTGTTATGGCCGTAGCCCAGTTACTGGAAATGAAGTCCCTGGTGGAGCACAGAGCACATTTTACACAGGAAGATGTCAACAGAATGTACGAATTCGACTCAGAGCTCGCAAAGGTAACAGTTagaatagtaaataaagGATTGCTGTACTGATTATGGCTTTAGAAGGCGCAAGTTGCAGTGGATTACGACTTACCAGTGTCACACTATAACTTGGACTATTTAGACAAGCCAGGTAACTTTCATTAACACGGCTAACTGTAACTGTACATACCCTAATGCCTGTTACATTAGTTTGAAATAAGTTAGTTTAGTGCAGTAGATTAATTTAGTTAACATAAGTAGCAAGTGTGTACGTTACACATTGAAAAACGGATCTATAGGATTCGTGGAGACGTtgttgaaggagaagaagctcAATGAAAAGATAGCAGAAGAGGTGCTCTCAGCACCCAAAGGAGACTATAAACAGCCAAAATCAATGGAATCGTACAAAGCACCAACAGTAAGTGGCTATGTATGCTGTATGGAATGTACACAATGTACGCAATGGTCTCTGAGTTACTTGATGTTCTGATAAACTAATATTCTTAGATTCCTGTGGAATGGAGAGAACACGAGTTGGCATTCACAGATTTAATGGTCGATGTGCAGCCCTCGGTGGTCAGAGAGATGGAAACACAAGCAAAAATGCGCAAATTTGTAGAAGAACACGagaaaaaatttaaaaataaataagaaaatgaaaaaaaatagtaaatagcAAATGACACTTGAGGAAAACattagtatttaaatttaaaaaagaacCGACCGAttacaatttaattattgcAGTTGGTGCATCCAAGTGGCCATTGGAAACTCGACCGCAGAAGAGATGAGTCGGCCTCTCAAAATTGGATGAGGAATCTTAATTTTGGAAAGCTGCATCATCTTACAGTACTCATTTAATCTTTTATTGTACTCGTTCATGACCTTGATGCCCAGGCCTTCTAGAATCTGGTGGAGGTGTTTGTCCACCAGTTTATGGCTAGTCTCAACCTCCAGGACGGAGTACCGACCAGAACTAGCCAGAGTGTCCGGCGAACAGCTGATTGAGTGCTCATAATTTGAAGCGTAGTCGGATAAGCTAGTAACCCTAAAGTTTAAAGAAAATGGACTAGCGTTAGGTAGTGAGTCTACTATAACGTCAGGGTCACTTTGTGACGCCTTCTGGTATTTTTCcagattaaaattaatcttTCCGCTTAAAACAGAGTTAGGGTGTGAGGAGTCGTCTAAAGCGATGTTCAAGTTACCATTGTTTGATAGAAAATCCTTTAAACTGAAGGTAGTGATACATGTGTAGGTTTTCGTGCATTGGCAGTCCGCAATTAGCTTTGAAATTTGGGAGTACATTGGGTCGTCGGTGGTTCCTATCACGAGGCCCTTTTGGTTAATCCTAAGCTTGCTTGGAAACTTAATGGAATCCTCGGAAATTCGCAACTTTGCGGCAACAACAGAGGATAAGGAATCCTGAAGCTTCGCCTTGCCGGAAGGTGAGCATACATGCCATCCTATAGGTTTGTACGCCACGAACAACCTTTCTGATGGGCCTCTGAAGATAATCCGTATTTCATCGAAAATATTTGccatataaaatttaagtaaacCACACACAATTGGGCGGAATGACgttgtaaatataatattcatttttatacacaattGATATTATAGTCCACATTGGCATTAAACACACGTTGTTTGTTATgtacaattatttatccTGTAGTTTACTCTTTTTTTTCGCAATATGGATGATGTCGAGGTACACATTCTACCATGTCTAATTAAGTATAATGGAAGGAccgattttaaaaaacggtttaaaagtaaaataaagaaggtTCCAGATCACGTTTCAGACGATAATTCAATTCCAGGTGAGCGTTATGAAGACTGTAACTTGAGCACGGTTTAGGCGGGTATGAACTTAAGGAACTCTGCGGATACTCTGCGGACAATGTTGAGTTTTCTGTAAAAGTAACGGAAAACTATGTAAAAGATGTGTACTATCCCCTCAAGGGGACTGATAAGTTCCTGAGGGAGAAGTACTACCTGTTCTTCAGGGGACGACAGCTGCGCGGAAGTGAGTTGGCACTGGACGAACTCGGGTATAAGATGATTATTGTGGAAGTGGACAAACCAGTTAAGGCGTCCGAATTGACCAAACATGACTGTGTGGAGTCGAAAACGCTGAGGATGACCTCGAAGGTGTCCAGCGTAACGTGAGTTTAACGTCCAAACATTagctgttgttgctgttgttattaACATCTGTTTACTATTGATGCTATTGCTGCTATTGCTATTAacattgttgttgttattgccATTGTAGGCTCTGGGAACTTGAAGAGGACGTGAGTCCCCTCAGCGTCAACGTGGCTGCGTATAGGTACTTGTCCCTTTCCAAAGCAGTAAGTGTGCCCTAGGTAACGAATCTGTAGCTAAGTGACTACGAGGGGGAGGAGGACTACATTAGGAAGTTCAGTTTAAATTCGTGAaaactttttttaaaatggtgTGTGATGTTGTATCATAGTCGTTATTCGCAATCTGTCTTGCGCGTTCGTAAAGCTCAGGGTGCAGAGACAGGTCACCGAGTTTGTGCATTCCGTATGCGAACAGCGCCAGGTCCCTCGGGGCAAATGTGTCCTTCAGTCTTTGGTAGTGCTCGAAAATGAAGCGATAGGGTATGTCCAGCTTATGCTTGCCGCCCAAATACACCAGctaaataactaatttactGGTGTGAACTTACATTTGACAGTTGCACGCCgttaatgtgtttaaatttaactattCTGTTCACTAGGTCTTCCACCAAGGACAGCTCTATAGTGTATTAATACAACCAGTGACAGTACTCGTATTAATAGTGACAGTACTCGTATTAATAGTGACAGTACTCGTATTAATAGTGACAGTACTCGTATtaatagtggtagtagatgtattagtattagtagtaatagtggtGGGAATAGTGGTaggaataataaatggTATTGGTACAAATAGTAGCGACGTTACCATTGAGATTCAATTTCAAAAGGTTGGATAACAGGAATAAAAGTTCCTGCAAATCCCCCGattcatattttaactttattgAATCTATTACTGCACGCAGAAGCTTAGTATCCACTGAACACCTAGTGTATCCCAGTAAAACAGTGGATAATTGATGCAGTGTGGCCTATATTAAAAAGTCATTaatatgaaaatatatagtaaaaAGTGGTAAACATGATAAACACATACGTGGTGAATCGAATTACTGAGTGTGTTTGCCAAGGTCTCCAAATACTGATCCCTCAGTGGGTGGCTTGTACCACTGAAGACGCTGTACAGTCGAACGAGAGATCTCAGGTCCATGCTCTCAATGCAGTTCAGAGAGTTTAGAATGAATGTTTCCAAGTTCCCTAACACCTCAGGATCGCTAAAATTTGACAGAACGTCAATGATTATCATTGCAAACGCCTGTGGTTTTAAGCTGGCGGTGTACCCTTTAAGCTCACTTAACAGTGCGATCACCATTTGCCGGTCCTTGCTAGTGCAGTAAGCGTTGAGAatctacttatttttatgtgttCATAACAATGCGTTAGATGATATGTGTATCTGTAACAACGCTGTACAATGCAAATAAATAGCCAGTGGAAGTGTGTAAGTGTTACCAGGACTAGTGGGTAGGAATCCTTGGCTGATGAGAGTTGCTCAGTAACTCGAGGTCTGAATTGCGATAAAACTCTGGCGTCGCACAGTCCCATTTTGTTGAGTGCGTAAAGAAACCCTGAAAAACAATTCGGCGTTTAAGTGAAAATAGTGTGTCAAGTGTGtgaattgtgtaaaatgtgCGTGAATATCTAAGTTGAATACCGCAACAGGATAGTAAATCGGACTCTTCCGCCTTCTTTAGGCATTGCGATTTTAGCCTTTCCAGAAACGAGGAGTCTGAATACGTGTTTTTAGTCAGGATTACTGCCATCCTCGATAGATTGTTGCTGTTGAAGCTGTCTAGTATTATGTCGGCCCTTCTCAGCAAAGTCGACCATGTTTTCTGGTCATTGGGTCCTCTCTGTGCAACCTCGTCCATTATGCAGACCAGCCTCGAGGTTCCAGCCCAGGGAACTGAGGATAGCACTTCGTGCGACACTTGCAGCCTGCTGATCCTGGATACGTACATACTGTGGCAAATCAGCAAACATATCAGTATTTGCGGACTAATCTACCTTCCAAATGCTTAAACGTGTATAAATGTACATATTAAATTCACTCGCCGGGACAGTCGTGGGAAAACTTCTGTACGACGTCCGGGGCTAGGGTGTAGTCGGACTCGAAAAGCTTGACCTCGTCGACGTGATACAGGTGCACCAGGCCCACGTCCAGGAGCTCCT is a window of Theileria orientalis strain Shintoku DNA, chromosome 2, complete genome DNA encoding:
- a CDS encoding casein kinase II subunit beta — encoded protein: MEEEFTEWDQFSSDSCETLKWIPWFASLEGHEFLLEIEESFVRDQFNLSGLKNIRNYNGAMSMILGPAPTEEVFMDGKFLELYMNATDLYGMLHSRYITTPIGLRRMRDKYQQGVFGQCPRVECQRQNVLPVGFSDNLHNHRIKTYCPRCQEAYVIRSGEVHADIDGAFFGRSFPHLFLLTFPNLIPDQPPVPFVPKIFGFKVHNINSLIKIKLENGEFGVTNKAESPSQDEMKVDE